The Desulfallas thermosapovorans DSM 6562 nucleotide sequence CCTAAAACCGGCGATTTTAAACTAATATTGCAGTACCCGTCCCAACGGTACCGTTATCATGATTTTACATAAAGTGCCAGGCACCTTGAAGGAGGATTTTTTGATGATCGACCCCGTAGCCGTACAAATCGGCTCCTTGACAATCAGATGGTACGGCGTTATCATGGCCACCGCCTTTTTGCTGGGAATTTGGCTGGCTTACCGGAGAGCGGAACAAAACGGCATTGACCCCAACCACATACTGAATATGGTAACCCTGATCATACCGGCATCCATTATCGGGGCCCGGCTTTACTATGTTATATTCACCTGGGATAATTACCGGCTTGAGCCCCTGGAGGCCCTGGCCATCTGGCACGGCGGGCTGGCCATCCACGGCGGTATTATCGGCGGCTTGCTGGCCGGGTTGTTTTATGTCCGGCGGTACGGGATTTCCCCCTGGCAAACCGCCGACATTATAGCCCCCAGTTTAATACTGGGACAAGCCATAGGGCGCTGGGGCAATTTTATTAACCAGGAGGCCCACGGCGGCCCGGTAACCGAGACATTTATCAACCATTTTCCGGCCTTTATCAAAGAGCAGATGTATATCGGGGGGCAGTACTACCACCCCACATTCCTTTACGAATCGATATGGAATCTGGTGGTGTTTACAGTCCTTACCTGGAGATGGCCGCGAAAAAAGGCAGACGGCGAAATCGCCTTTCTTTACCTGATCCTTTATTCCACCGGCCGTTTCTTTGTGGAATCGTTGCGTACCGACAGCTTAATGCTGGGCCCTATACGGGTAGCCCAATTGGCCAGCATAATATTAATAGTGGTGGGTCTTGCAGGCATGTATATACTGCATAAAAAAAAGCTCCCCCTGGAGAGCTGACCGGGGCATGTTCAGACGCCGTGTCTTGCAGTGTATACCGCCACAAGTATAGCAGCCATTGCCCGGGCAAACCCCACCGGGGCAAACAAAAGACAAGCCATCTCCGGTGGTGCCGGGTGTTGAAAGTCCTTTGACTTTCAACACCCGGCACCAGAGCTTGAAAAGCAGCCTGTTTTGTTATTACAAACTCCTCCCTTATTACCCGGTGATCCAGTGATCCTGCACCATAGCCAAAAAAGAGCGCACCACCTCGGGGTCAAATTGAGTACCGGCATTGTTTTTAATTTCCGCAATGGCCTTTTCCATGGGAAAGGCCTTGCGGTAACTGCGATCCGAGGTCATGGCATCAAAGGAGTCCGCCACCGCCAACACCCTGCTGAGCAGTGGAATATCGTCTCCCTTCAGGCAGTCGGGATAACCACGGCCATCATACCGCTCATGGTGGTGTTTAATAATTGTTAGAATATCCTTCATGTTCTGCATGGAATCCAGTATAGCCACGCCAATATTGGGGTGTTTTTTTATAATATCAAACTCGGACTGGGTAAGCCGGCCCGGTTTGGTGAGTATAGCTTCGGGAACACCGATTTTCCCCACATCATGCAATAGCCCGGCCAGGTAGGCCATATTGGCCGTTTGTTCATCGACACCCAGCCCGTAACATATCTGCTGGGCATATTCGGCCACCTTTTCCGAGTGCCAGCGGGTGTAATTATCCCTGGCCGCAATGGCGTTGGCAAAGGCCCTGATGGTCTCCATGTGCTGGTTATAAAGTTGAGCACTGGTTTGTACCAGTATATGATTAACTTCCTCCAGTTGTTTCTTTTTCCGGCGATAGGGTGTTAAGTCATAGTACACCCCACAGGCACCGATAAACCTGCCATCTTTATCCCGGATTGGCGCGGACCAAACCCGGCAGATGGCTGTATCATGCAAAAAGCTTATATACAATTCAAGTTCGCCCGACGAAGCCCGCCCAGTTTCCAGGGTTTCCAGTAGAGGATCTAGGAAATTTCCCTGCTCGTCCTTCCTTTTCCCCAGAAAAAAAATATCCTCCAGCTTTCTGTTGATTAGCTTTTCATGCCGAACAGCCCTGTGCTTCTTGAAAGTATCATTATAGCCGATTATTATGCCGTCTTTGTCAACAATGAGCACACCACAGGGCGATGCCTGAATTATCACACTTTTTATATCTTCCAGGGCCATAAATTCATTTATTCGATTGCCATTTTCATTCAGCAAGAATCACACCCCGAATTTCCACTTAATGCTATTATACAATTGTTAATAGTAAGTTCGATGAAAGCACCCAAAATCCTTTTATACAGGCACAAATTTCATTTTTTGCGTCAAAAACCCACCCCACACGGGTTAAACCCAATAAAACAGATCAACCGGTTAAACGTAAAGAGCTGTTCGAAAAGTCCATGTGGGATCCATTATATAATCTCTACGCTGGCTGGCTCACGCAGGTGCATTTTCTCGCTTTACTTGCCCCGGCGACCATTTTATGGTAAGCTTCTAAATGAGATAATCCCCTAAAATGCTCCAAAGGAGGAGCCTGTTTTGACAAAATCCGCAAAAAAGAAAACCACTGCCCAAAATTCAGGCTCGAACATTATGCTGGATATAGCCGGGCTTACTCTTATTGCACTATCATTAATTGGTTTGGCCGGCTTATTTACAAGTGCCGTGGGCGCTGTCGGTACAGTTGGATTACTGATTAAAAAAGGCATGAGAATACTGGCGGGTTCGGGTTATGTGGTCTTTTTGCTGCTGTTAATACCCATTGGCCTCAAGCTGATGAGCCGCAACAGGTGGCAGGTAAACAGCCGTTTTTGGGGGCTGCTGGTTCTGTTCGGCAGCTTGCAGATATTTTTACACCGGAATATACCCATGTCCCAGTCATTCCCCGCCGGGCTGGCGGGACAAGGCGGCGGGGTATCCGGCGCCGCACTGGGATACGCCTTGAAATACGGTTTTGGCACCGTGGGCACATATATTTTTCTGGTATTGTTAATTTTAGTGGGCGTCGCCCTTTGCACCGGTGCATCCATCAAAGAACTGGCGGCAAACAGCTGGTTGAGGATAAAAACTGTGGCAGCCCGGCTGGGTAACATGATCATAAACTTTTTATTTACCGAAGTGGATGAAACCCGGCCCCACCGGGGGAAAACAGACCGCCCGGCCCCGGAGGCCGGTTTAACCGGAAATGAGGACCCGCTGCAGTTGACCGGGGATTTTACACCACCGGTTATTGAAGTAGCCCGGACCGGCGGTGCCCAAAACGGCCGGGAGACGGACCGGATCGCGCCGGAAGAACTACAGCCGGGAATGTGCCAGGGGCATGGTGAATCAACCGAAGAACAGTCTGAAGATATACCGGCACCGCGGGTCAACACGGCAACCGGAGGCTCCGAGTACCACCTTCCCCCTCTGAGCTTGCTGGCCCCCGTGCCGGCCAGATCCGATAACCAGGCCGGCAAAGACGTTAATCAACGCATTAAAGTGCTGGAGCAAATACTGGACAGTTTCGGCATTAAAGCCCGGGTCACCCACGTTTCTGTAGGCCCTTCCATCACCAGGTATGAGTTGCAGCCACCGCCGGGTGTAAAAGTAAGCAAAATTGTAGGTCTAGCAGACGATATTGCCCTGGGCATGGCCTCCGCCGGGGTACGTATTGAAGCCCCCATACCGGGCAAGGCAGCGGTGGGCATCGAGGTGCCCAACGGTGAAATCGCCGCCGTGGCGCTGCGTGAATTACTGGAGGACAAATCCTTTACCGGTTCAACCTCCCGGCTCACCATCGCCCTGGGTAAAGACATTGCCGGTACTGCGGTAACGGCGGACCTAGCTAAAATGCCGCACCTGCTCATCGCCGGGGCCACCGGATCGGGTAAAAGCGTGTGTGTAAACACGCTGATTTGCAGTATTCTTTATAAAGCCACACCTGATGAGGTTAAATTTTTAATGGTGGACCCCAAAATGGTGGAGCTGGCCAACTACAACGGTATTCCCCACCTGGTCAGCCCGGTGGTGACCAATGCCAAAAAAGCGGCCGGGGCGCTGCGCTGGGCCGTCCGGGAAATGGAGTCCCGCTATGATATGTTCGCTGCGGCCGGGGTACGGGATATCACCCGCTACAATGCCTTGTTCGGAGAATTTGAGCGGGAACCGGGGCAAAGTCCGCTACCTTACATAGTGGTGATTATTGATGAGCTGGCTGATTTGATGATGGTGGCGCCGGCCGATGTGGAGGACGCCATTTGCCGCCTAGCCCAGATGGCCCGGGCGGCGGGTAT carries:
- the lgt gene encoding prolipoprotein diacylglyceryl transferase; the encoded protein is MIDPVAVQIGSLTIRWYGVIMATAFLLGIWLAYRRAEQNGIDPNHILNMVTLIIPASIIGARLYYVIFTWDNYRLEPLEALAIWHGGLAIHGGIIGGLLAGLFYVRRYGISPWQTADIIAPSLILGQAIGRWGNFINQEAHGGPVTETFINHFPAFIKEQMYIGGQYYHPTFLYESIWNLVVFTVLTWRWPRKKADGEIAFLYLILYSTGRFFVESLRTDSLMLGPIRVAQLASIILIVVGLAGMYILHKKKLPLES
- a CDS encoding HD domain-containing phosphohydrolase, which gives rise to MLNENGNRINEFMALEDIKSVIIQASPCGVLIVDKDGIIIGYNDTFKKHRAVRHEKLINRKLEDIFFLGKRKDEQGNFLDPLLETLETGRASSGELELYISFLHDTAICRVWSAPIRDKDGRFIGACGVYYDLTPYRRKKKQLEEVNHILVQTSAQLYNQHMETIRAFANAIAARDNYTRWHSEKVAEYAQQICYGLGVDEQTANMAYLAGLLHDVGKIGVPEAILTKPGRLTQSEFDIIKKHPNIGVAILDSMQNMKDILTIIKHHHERYDGRGYPDCLKGDDIPLLSRVLAVADSFDAMTSDRSYRKAFPMEKAIAEIKNNAGTQFDPEVVRSFLAMVQDHWITG
- a CDS encoding DNA translocase FtsK 4TM domain-containing protein; the protein is MTKSAKKKTTAQNSGSNIMLDIAGLTLIALSLIGLAGLFTSAVGAVGTVGLLIKKGMRILAGSGYVVFLLLLIPIGLKLMSRNRWQVNSRFWGLLVLFGSLQIFLHRNIPMSQSFPAGLAGQGGGVSGAALGYALKYGFGTVGTYIFLVLLILVGVALCTGASIKELAANSWLRIKTVAARLGNMIINFLFTEVDETRPHRGKTDRPAPEAGLTGNEDPLQLTGDFTPPVIEVARTGGAQNGRETDRIAPEELQPGMCQGHGESTEEQSEDIPAPRVNTATGGSEYHLPPLSLLAPVPARSDNQAGKDVNQRIKVLEQILDSFGIKARVTHVSVGPSITRYELQPPPGVKVSKIVGLADDIALGMASAGVRIEAPIPGKAAVGIEVPNGEIAAVALRELLEDKSFTGSTSRLTIALGKDIAGTAVTADLAKMPHLLIAGATGSGKSVCVNTLICSILYKATPDEVKFLMVDPKMVELANYNGIPHLVSPVVTNAKKAAGALRWAVREMESRYDMFAAAGVRDITRYNALFGEFEREPGQSPLPYIVVIIDELADLMMVAPADVEDAICRLAQMARAAGIHLVVATQRPSVDVITGLIKANIPSRLSFAVSSQTDSRTILDMGGAEKLLGKGDMLFYPVGAAKPVRVQGAYISDKDVENLVDFLKDQARPVYNEAVLEEQPGGEAVEMEESDELLPQAAKIFIESGTASISMLQRRLHIGYSRAARLVDIMERRGIVGGFEGSKPRAVLMTMEQYQQVFDSQAQVAEAKTAVS